One window of Mesorhizobium sp. PAMC28654 genomic DNA carries:
- a CDS encoding DUF3971 domain-containing protein, whose protein sequence is MDQEQPQHEKIKFRRDEITDLGALPSACRVPPLGQASIGRGFRILGRLVAGLSTVVLLAAAIVYLIGVSGVGSERLRAEAETAIEKLAGLDVNAAIGPARITLDGSSFVALQVSDVILKTADGKPMADAGRVRFGVRLIPLLWGEVRLTSARISDAHVVVASMPSGGDWTSALRNADGLIDPDKLSATTFENVNLALDAVREDSMRRIDLHNVEFMMPEAGSVKSVMVADATVQQSGSAGMELSSSLSVDGRALTIAASATRNAATRRVTTLEASVEIADSADVAAATGGRIGAVVLRLKGVQGTGDNTSRLTASLSLTGSVLDLGPRGLLASDVGLDATLVPGSNKIQVDRLLLKTGRSTFDFAGSIGPKPATSAAGDEPSYRYDLTSDGSTLSPSDSPEPALGFIARIAGVYQTKSHKLVAEQIGIRSGSTSEALGTASVEFVDGKAPGVSMAVNIHDMPVSHVKQLWPWFSARGARLWVLENLFGGRVVDANLQFQVLPGRLGNGVPLGPEEVFGRFQVEGARFDTAGRIPPIRDAVGVVSFHGNDVDIALSSGTVFMPSGRTVAASNGTLTVKAANLPPVIGSLDIDVAGEAPAVAELASYEPINAMRHVGFAAEDLSGSVTGHVRADIPLTSGVDTSKLDWLVSLDYTGLSLAKPFEGQTVTNADGTITVEPDKAVISAKALLNGIPAELDLIEPLKDDGPPRSRKVALVLDDKTRASAVPGLSPLLSGTIKVAIDKSGDGNQNVSADLTNAKLDIPWAGWSKGPGIPASVTFVMTKSGDTTTLSNFDLDGKTFSIEGTVVLVNNGLSSARFSKVTLNRDDDVAVSVKRSGKSYTVDISGNALDARSLIKQFTSDVDTATRTTGSDAISVSANVDSLTGFHDEKLSNLKLDYSAAGSRVNGLKVSATASSGAAIAISNTTGDGRRALNVKSADAGAILRFLNIYEHMEGGSITLALAGASDGPMTGQVDTSDFFVVNEPKLASIVSTTPAGDKRSLNEAVKGNLDTSRVKFERGFAEIEKGSGYLKLANGVLRGPRIGTTFQGTLYDQNNNMDMTGTFMPAYGLNRIFGELPLVGVLLGNGRDRGLIGVTYRLKGNANKPVLDINPLSVIAPGIFRSIFEYR, encoded by the coding sequence TTGGATCAGGAGCAACCGCAGCACGAGAAGATCAAGTTCAGGCGTGACGAGATCACAGATCTGGGCGCTCTCCCGTCCGCGTGCCGTGTACCGCCGCTCGGTCAGGCGTCGATCGGTCGCGGCTTTCGTATTCTCGGGCGCTTGGTCGCAGGCCTTTCGACTGTCGTTCTGTTGGCGGCTGCTATTGTTTATCTGATCGGCGTGTCTGGGGTTGGCTCCGAACGACTGCGAGCCGAAGCGGAGACCGCGATCGAAAAACTGGCCGGTCTCGATGTCAATGCGGCGATCGGGCCTGCTCGCATCACGCTTGACGGATCGAGCTTCGTTGCGCTGCAGGTGAGCGATGTCATCCTGAAGACGGCCGATGGCAAGCCGATGGCCGACGCCGGACGTGTTCGTTTCGGCGTGCGCCTGATACCGCTGCTTTGGGGCGAGGTGCGGCTTACCAGCGCCAGGATTTCCGACGCCCACGTCGTTGTGGCGTCAATGCCGTCAGGTGGCGACTGGACGAGCGCTTTGCGCAATGCCGACGGACTCATCGATCCAGACAAGCTGTCCGCGACGACTTTTGAAAACGTCAACCTCGCGCTGGACGCGGTGCGCGAGGATTCGATGCGCCGGATCGACCTTCACAATGTCGAGTTCATGATGCCGGAGGCTGGCTCGGTCAAATCGGTCATGGTCGCGGACGCCACCGTTCAGCAATCCGGATCCGCGGGCATGGAGCTCTCATCCAGCCTCAGTGTTGATGGCCGGGCGCTGACGATTGCGGCTTCCGCTACACGCAATGCGGCGACGCGGCGCGTGACAACGCTCGAGGCAAGCGTTGAAATTGCTGACTCCGCCGACGTCGCGGCAGCGACGGGTGGCAGGATCGGTGCCGTTGTGTTGAGGCTGAAGGGGGTACAGGGCACAGGCGACAACACGTCGCGGCTGACGGCCTCCCTGTCATTGACCGGGTCCGTGCTCGATCTCGGTCCACGCGGGTTGCTTGCGTCCGATGTTGGTCTCGATGCCACCCTCGTGCCCGGCAGCAACAAGATCCAGGTGGACAGGTTGCTGTTGAAGACCGGGCGATCGACATTTGATTTCGCGGGCTCTATCGGGCCGAAACCGGCCACCAGCGCAGCGGGTGACGAACCATCCTACCGTTATGATCTGACCAGTGACGGTTCGACGCTGTCGCCTTCGGACTCGCCCGAACCGGCCCTTGGCTTCATCGCCCGGATCGCCGGTGTCTATCAGACCAAAAGCCACAAGCTCGTGGCGGAGCAGATCGGGATCAGGTCCGGCTCCACAAGCGAGGCGTTGGGTACCGCGTCCGTCGAATTCGTCGACGGAAAGGCGCCGGGCGTGTCGATGGCCGTCAACATCCACGATATGCCGGTTTCTCACGTCAAGCAGTTATGGCCTTGGTTTTCCGCGCGTGGCGCGAGGCTCTGGGTGCTGGAGAACCTGTTCGGGGGTCGCGTCGTCGATGCAAATCTGCAGTTCCAGGTGCTTCCAGGGCGGCTTGGCAATGGTGTCCCGCTAGGCCCCGAAGAAGTATTCGGTCGCTTCCAGGTCGAGGGCGCGCGTTTCGACACGGCCGGTCGCATTCCGCCGATACGTGACGCTGTCGGCGTGGTTTCGTTCCATGGCAACGATGTCGATATCGCGCTGTCTTCGGGCACTGTCTTCATGCCCAGCGGCCGCACCGTTGCGGCCAGCAATGGCACGCTAACAGTCAAGGCGGCGAACCTGCCGCCTGTCATCGGTTCGCTTGACATTGATGTTGCCGGCGAGGCCCCGGCGGTTGCCGAACTCGCGTCTTACGAGCCGATCAACGCCATGCGTCATGTCGGTTTTGCGGCGGAAGACCTGTCAGGTTCGGTGACGGGGCACGTCAGGGCGGATATCCCCCTTACGTCCGGAGTCGACACCTCGAAACTCGATTGGCTGGTGTCACTTGACTACACGGGGCTTTCGCTGGCCAAGCCGTTCGAAGGCCAGACGGTCACGAACGCCGACGGCACCATCACGGTGGAGCCCGACAAGGCCGTCATTTCCGCCAAGGCGCTGCTGAATGGCATCCCGGCTGAACTTGACCTGATCGAGCCGCTCAAGGATGACGGTCCGCCGCGCAGCAGGAAAGTCGCGCTCGTGCTCGACGACAAGACGCGGGCAAGCGCCGTGCCGGGCCTTTCGCCGCTGCTTTCCGGAACGATCAAGGTGGCGATAGACAAGAGCGGCGATGGCAACCAGAATGTCTCGGCGGATCTGACAAACGCCAAGCTGGACATCCCCTGGGCGGGCTGGAGCAAGGGACCCGGAATCCCCGCCAGTGTGACCTTCGTCATGACGAAATCCGGCGACACCACCACACTGTCCAATTTCGACCTGGATGGAAAGACCTTCTCGATCGAGGGCACCGTGGTGCTGGTCAACAACGGCTTGTCGTCGGCGCGGTTCAGCAAGGTCACCTTGAACAGGGACGATGATGTTGCCGTGTCGGTCAAGCGGTCGGGCAAGTCCTATACGGTCGACATATCAGGCAATGCGCTGGATGCTCGCTCGTTGATCAAGCAGTTCACTTCCGATGTCGACACGGCCACAAGGACCACCGGTTCCGATGCGATTTCCGTCAGCGCCAATGTGGATTCCCTGACCGGTTTCCACGACGAGAAACTGTCGAATCTGAAACTGGACTACAGTGCCGCGGGCTCCAGGGTGAACGGGCTGAAGGTCAGCGCCACGGCCAGTTCCGGTGCCGCCATAGCCATCAGCAACACCACCGGGGACGGCAGGCGCGCCCTAAATGTGAAATCGGCTGACGCCGGGGCCATACTGCGCTTCCTCAACATCTACGAGCACATGGAGGGCGGGTCGATCACGCTGGCGCTGGCCGGCGCGAGTGACGGCCCGATGACGGGCCAGGTGGATACCAGCGATTTCTTCGTCGTGAACGAGCCCAAGCTCGCATCGATAGTCTCGACCACGCCGGCTGGCGACAAGCGCAGCCTGAACGAGGCGGTCAAAGGCAATCTTGATACGTCGCGGGTGAAATTCGAACGCGGCTTTGCCGAGATCGAGAAGGGCAGCGGCTATCTTAAGCTGGCAAACGGCGTGTTGCGTGGCCCGAGGATCGGCACAACCTTCCAGGGCACGCTCTATGATCAAAACAACAACATGGACATGACCGGCACGTTCATGCCGGCCTATGGCCTCAACCGCATTTTCGGCGAGCTTCCGCTGGTCGGGGTGCTGTTGGGCAATGGCCGCGATCGCGGCCTGATCGGCGTCACCTACCGGCTGAAGGGCAATGCCAACAAGCCGGTCCTCGACATAAATCCACTGTCAGTGATCGCCCCCGGAATATTCCGGTCGATCTTCGAATATCGGTAG
- a CDS encoding peroxiredoxin: MADLDVGDLAPQFDLPRDGGGTLSLAALSGKPVVLYFYPQDDTTSCTQEAISFSQLKPEFEKAGAVVIGLSPDSTKKHDKFKSKYSLTIDLAADEERKVIEAYHLWVEKSMYGRKYMGVERATFLIGRDGRIARVWRKVRVKGHAEEVLEAVRAL, translated from the coding sequence ATGGCTGATCTTGACGTAGGCGATCTTGCGCCGCAATTCGACCTTCCGCGCGATGGCGGAGGAACGCTTAGCCTTGCGGCATTGTCAGGAAAGCCGGTGGTTCTCTATTTTTATCCACAGGACGACACCACAAGCTGCACGCAAGAGGCGATAAGCTTTTCGCAACTGAAGCCTGAATTCGAAAAAGCCGGCGCCGTCGTGATCGGCCTGTCGCCGGACAGCACGAAGAAACACGACAAATTCAAGTCCAAATACAGCCTCACCATCGACCTGGCGGCCGACGAGGAGCGCAAGGTGATCGAGGCCTACCATTTGTGGGTCGAAAAATCGATGTATGGCCGAAAATACATGGGCGTCGAACGCGCAACGTTCCTGATCGGCCGCGATGGCCGCATTGCCAGGGTATGGCGGAAGGTTCGTGTAAAAGGCCACGCGGAAGAGGTTCTCGAGGCCGTTCGCGCGCTTTGA
- a CDS encoding M23 family metallopeptidase: MNVTGQSAVFGRRKEPHTIIIARGDQIRHFTVRPWIAAFLGSALAAMAIGYLLATSYLVLRDDLIGATTARQARMQQAYEDRISALRAQVDRITSRQLLDQQLMETKVSELLQRQTQLSQRHGRLGPLIERAESEVGTQPAAAPAPVEKPDQHADATGNIGQIAQTYSVASLSAGDTRPFSLWSTRSDPLPSESSADRADKLFVSINQSLKNIENDQLTRVTTLADNAYKSADAITQALAAAGLPVDSDFGKSDSDVGGPLIPLDSSMIFDSKVKELDEALDTLDQLKKEARRLPLANPAPGHSVTSPFGVRTDPILGTAALHSGMDFRAPIGMPAKVTAPGVVTKAGWNGGYGRMVEVDHGNGFATRYGHLSEIDVTVGQKLNAGDVIGKTGSSGRSTGPHLHYEVRHNGEAIDPLRFLTVGKKVEQYL; the protein is encoded by the coding sequence GTGAACGTAACCGGTCAGTCAGCGGTCTTCGGCAGGCGCAAGGAGCCCCACACGATCATCATCGCCCGGGGCGATCAAATCCGGCACTTTACCGTACGCCCCTGGATAGCGGCATTCCTCGGCTCCGCGCTGGCCGCGATGGCCATAGGTTATCTGCTGGCGACCTCCTACCTCGTGCTGCGCGACGATCTGATCGGCGCCACGACGGCACGACAAGCGCGCATGCAGCAGGCTTACGAGGATCGCATATCGGCGCTTCGCGCCCAGGTCGACCGCATCACCAGCCGGCAGCTTCTCGACCAGCAGCTCATGGAAACCAAGGTCAGCGAGTTGCTGCAACGGCAGACCCAGCTCAGTCAGCGCCATGGCCGCCTTGGGCCCCTCATCGAACGCGCGGAAAGCGAAGTCGGAACGCAGCCCGCCGCCGCTCCCGCGCCGGTCGAAAAGCCTGACCAGCATGCCGACGCGACCGGCAACATCGGCCAGATAGCCCAGACCTATTCCGTCGCCAGCCTGAGCGCCGGCGACACAAGACCTTTCTCGCTGTGGTCGACACGCTCCGATCCGTTACCCAGCGAATCGTCGGCAGACCGCGCCGACAAGCTGTTCGTGTCGATCAACCAGTCGCTCAAAAACATCGAGAACGATCAGCTTACGCGTGTCACCACGCTTGCCGACAATGCCTACAAAAGCGCCGACGCGATCACCCAGGCACTTGCGGCGGCCGGCCTGCCGGTGGACAGCGATTTCGGCAAGAGCGACAGCGATGTCGGCGGACCGCTGATACCGCTCGACAGTTCGATGATCTTCGACAGCAAGGTCAAGGAACTGGACGAGGCGCTGGACACGCTCGACCAGCTCAAGAAGGAAGCCCGTCGGCTGCCGCTCGCCAACCCCGCGCCTGGCCATTCCGTCACCAGCCCGTTCGGCGTGCGCACCGACCCTATCCTCGGCACCGCCGCGCTGCATTCGGGCATGGATTTCAGGGCGCCGATCGGTATGCCGGCCAAGGTCACGGCGCCTGGTGTCGTCACCAAGGCCGGTTGGAACGGTGGCTATGGCCGCATGGTGGAAGTGGATCACGGCAACGGTTTCGCCACGCGCTACGGGCATCTGAGCGAGATCGACGTCACCGTAGGCCAGAAACTCAATGCCGGCGACGTCATCGGCAAGACCGGCAGCAGCGGCCGCTCGACCGGCCCGCATCTGCACTATGAGGTCCGCCACAACGGCGAAGCGATCGACCCCCTGCGCTTCCTAACCGTCGGCAAGAAGGTCGAACAGTACCTTTGA
- a CDS encoding FAD-binding oxidoreductase codes for MTIHGISAEVLAALESVLGRNGVAADTDDMAKYLGDWSGDHHGGALAVLKPGSVADVQATVRLCGTLGLAMIPQGGNTGLVAGAIDIGTDRGTVIINAERLNKVRLVDADNFTLQADAGCILQHIKDAAENQDCQFPLALGAQGSCQIGGNAASNAGGVNVLRYGMARDLIVGLEVVLPDGELWSGFSGLRKDNRGYDLKQLFIGSEGTLGIITGVEVKLFPKPGRLETAYLGLPSFEAAIALFRQARRECSDLMSAFEIIGSECMELARLADPSIVAPVTAPVHVLIELSSSGAMDLRTLLVDFLAGAMEKHLVIDAVLAESNAQAKAFWGIREGLVEGQAKRGYHVRTDLSVRISDIPALIARARHLVSTEHPGWISQAYGHAGDGNIHFNVLPPLGLGETEARTRGSTITTKLYDIVNALGGSISAEHGIGRTRQRVYWDGMSAVQRRLVSTLKNALDPNGLMNPGCLFPATETIS; via the coding sequence ATGACCATCCATGGCATCTCGGCCGAAGTTCTCGCTGCCCTGGAAAGCGTCCTGGGACGGAACGGCGTAGCAGCCGACACCGATGATATGGCGAAATACCTCGGAGACTGGTCAGGCGATCATCACGGCGGAGCCCTTGCCGTGCTGAAGCCTGGTTCGGTCGCGGACGTCCAGGCCACTGTCCGGTTGTGCGGCACGCTCGGGCTGGCGATGATACCGCAAGGTGGCAACACCGGGCTGGTGGCAGGTGCGATCGACATCGGCACGGACCGAGGCACGGTCATCATCAACGCGGAGCGCTTGAACAAAGTGCGTCTAGTCGACGCCGACAATTTCACCCTGCAGGCTGATGCCGGCTGCATCCTCCAACACATCAAGGATGCCGCCGAGAACCAGGATTGCCAGTTTCCGCTGGCGCTAGGCGCTCAGGGCAGCTGTCAGATCGGCGGCAATGCCGCAAGCAATGCCGGTGGCGTCAACGTGTTGCGCTACGGGATGGCTCGCGACCTCATTGTCGGCCTGGAGGTGGTGCTACCGGACGGCGAATTGTGGAGCGGCTTTTCCGGCCTGCGCAAGGATAATCGCGGCTACGACCTGAAGCAGCTTTTCATCGGCTCGGAGGGAACGCTGGGCATCATCACCGGTGTCGAGGTCAAGCTCTTTCCGAAGCCCGGCCGGCTGGAGACGGCGTATCTGGGTCTTCCCTCATTCGAAGCGGCGATAGCGTTGTTCAGGCAAGCCCGACGCGAATGCTCGGACCTGATGTCGGCCTTCGAGATCATTGGCTCGGAATGCATGGAGCTTGCGCGTCTGGCCGACCCGAGCATCGTCGCGCCAGTGACCGCCCCTGTTCATGTGCTGATCGAACTGTCGTCGAGCGGCGCCATGGACCTGCGAACCCTGCTGGTCGACTTTCTTGCCGGCGCCATGGAAAAGCACCTCGTCATCGACGCCGTCCTGGCCGAGAGCAACGCACAGGCCAAGGCGTTCTGGGGCATCCGCGAAGGGCTAGTCGAGGGCCAGGCCAAGCGCGGCTACCATGTGCGCACCGATCTCTCGGTGCGCATCTCCGATATTCCCGCGCTGATCGCCCGGGCCCGCCATCTTGTCTCAACGGAGCACCCGGGCTGGATCTCCCAGGCCTATGGTCACGCGGGCGACGGCAACATCCATTTCAATGTGCTGCCACCGCTCGGCCTTGGAGAGACCGAGGCGCGCACCAGGGGCAGCACCATCACGACCAAGCTGTACGACATCGTCAACGCACTCGGCGGCTCGATAAGCGCCGAGCATGGCATCGGGCGCACTCGCCAGCGCGTTTACTGGGACGGGATGTCTGCCGTTCAGCGCCGGCTTGTCAGCACGCTCAAGAATGCGCTCGATCCGAACGGACTGATGAATCCCGGTTGCCTCTTTCCCGCGACGGAGACCATTTCATGA
- a CDS encoding FadR/GntR family transcriptional regulator produces MKQRLAAIGTVEALPHRVAAFLSREIESGELNPGSLLPTEQQLSEKFGVSRNVVREAIAQLRADGMVEARQGIGSFVLAPEQRATIRIDRETLKEGQNMERLFELRCILEAESAALAAERRDQEHLDAIKAALDRMSGEERWEDGSIDADLLFHREIARATGNSYIHTFISFVCEQIRRSIYYARQTNPLHDLVEVNVGEHVRIYEALVAGDPAEAEAAMRAHIIGAANRVGVKLPASRARHTGGGK; encoded by the coding sequence ATGAAACAACGACTGGCTGCCATAGGCACTGTCGAGGCGCTTCCGCACCGGGTCGCGGCGTTCCTCAGCCGCGAGATCGAGTCCGGCGAGCTCAATCCGGGCAGCCTGCTGCCGACGGAGCAACAGCTATCCGAAAAATTCGGCGTCAGCCGAAACGTGGTGCGTGAGGCGATCGCGCAATTGCGGGCCGACGGCATGGTGGAAGCGCGGCAAGGCATCGGCTCGTTCGTCCTGGCACCGGAGCAGCGCGCGACGATCCGCATCGACCGCGAGACGCTGAAGGAAGGCCAGAACATGGAGCGGCTCTTCGAGCTGCGCTGCATCCTTGAAGCCGAGTCAGCCGCGCTTGCCGCCGAGCGGCGCGACCAGGAGCATCTCGACGCCATCAAGGCGGCGCTGGACCGCATGAGTGGTGAGGAGCGCTGGGAAGACGGCAGCATCGATGCCGATCTCCTGTTTCATCGCGAAATCGCCCGGGCGACGGGCAACAGCTACATCCACACGTTCATTTCCTTCGTCTGCGAACAGATCCGTCGCTCGATCTACTACGCACGCCAGACCAACCCGTTGCACGACCTGGTCGAAGTCAACGTCGGCGAGCATGTGCGCATCTACGAGGCGCTGGTCGCCGGCGATCCCGCGGAAGCCGAGGCGGCGATGCGCGCTCACATCATCGGCGCCGCCAACCGGGTCGGCGTCAAGCTGCCTGCGTCGCGCGCACGGCATACCGGCGGAGGAAAATAA
- a CDS encoding VOC family protein yields the protein MSIGTTYRISDVCLLVDNIERTVEFYVDKVGLRLRRRAEGFADFHGEGVTLAAWEIDHISQHTGVSKLRSPRHAHKVCVAVMLDAPDEIDRLYTELTAKGVPFQGPPEDYVWNARCAYFTDPDDTLWELYAWLDGGPGDYHDEQP from the coding sequence ATGTCGATCGGAACCACCTATCGGATTTCGGACGTCTGCCTGCTTGTCGACAATATCGAGCGGACAGTGGAGTTCTATGTCGACAAGGTCGGCCTCCGCTTGCGCCGACGCGCCGAGGGATTTGCCGACTTCCATGGCGAGGGCGTGACGCTGGCCGCCTGGGAGATCGACCACATCAGCCAGCACACTGGCGTGTCGAAGCTGCGTTCGCCGCGTCACGCGCACAAGGTCTGCGTCGCGGTCATGCTCGACGCGCCCGACGAGATCGACCGGCTCTACACAGAACTGACCGCCAAAGGCGTACCCTTCCAGGGGCCGCCTGAGGATTATGTCTGGAACGCGCGCTGCGCCTATTTCACCGACCCGGACGACACGCTGTGGGAACTCTACGCCTGGCTCGACGGCGGCCCCGGCGACTACCACGACGAACAGCCGTAG
- a CDS encoding ABC transporter substrate-binding protein, with amino-acid sequence MNRRTFVKGGLAAVAAASAGMQLVLTPAAKAAGKVVIQYDWLMSNGQIGDIAAVANGYFKDAGLDVEFGPGGPNASTVPPVISGAAQLGQFSETPQLFAARANGVPVKMIACGLRTGPYALTSKAANPIRGIADLKGKKIGIQPTARFVMDEILAKNGLNASDVTVINVGFDKGPLVRGDVDAIGGWITNTQALSVVGDDRIDLLVRNLGLNSYADVYFATDAAIEKDPDTLAKFIGAVAKGWGWVHANPQEAVKKMVAAYPEMDLGWEEKTVNLVLKLSFDATTAKDGWGTFDPASIEEQLALLDKVGQYPNGRPAAADVYTTKILELSAADRPKLDAPAA; translated from the coding sequence TTGAACCGCCGTACCTTTGTGAAAGGTGGCTTGGCGGCTGTCGCGGCCGCATCGGCCGGCATGCAGCTCGTGCTGACTCCCGCCGCAAAGGCGGCGGGGAAAGTCGTCATCCAGTATGACTGGCTGATGTCCAACGGCCAGATAGGCGATATCGCGGCGGTCGCCAACGGCTATTTCAAGGACGCCGGGCTCGACGTGGAATTCGGCCCGGGCGGCCCCAACGCCTCGACGGTGCCTCCGGTGATCTCGGGCGCCGCACAACTCGGCCAGTTTTCCGAAACCCCGCAGCTTTTCGCGGCGCGGGCCAACGGCGTGCCCGTGAAGATGATCGCATGCGGCCTCCGCACCGGCCCCTATGCCTTAACTTCAAAGGCAGCGAACCCGATCCGCGGCATCGCCGACCTCAAAGGCAAGAAGATCGGCATACAGCCGACCGCGCGTTTCGTCATGGACGAGATTCTCGCCAAGAACGGCTTGAACGCGTCCGACGTCACCGTCATCAATGTCGGCTTCGACAAGGGACCACTTGTGCGCGGCGATGTCGACGCCATTGGCGGCTGGATCACCAACACGCAGGCGCTGAGCGTCGTCGGCGATGACCGTATTGACCTTCTGGTGCGCAATCTCGGCTTGAACTCCTACGCCGATGTCTATTTCGCCACCGACGCCGCGATCGAGAAGGATCCGGACACCCTGGCCAAGTTCATCGGCGCTGTCGCCAAGGGCTGGGGCTGGGTACACGCCAACCCCCAGGAGGCGGTGAAGAAAATGGTCGCTGCCTACCCCGAAATGGACCTCGGCTGGGAAGAGAAGACCGTCAACCTCGTGCTCAAGCTTTCCTTTGACGCGACAACGGCCAAGGACGGCTGGGGCACGTTCGATCCCGCCTCCATCGAGGAACAATTGGCTCTGCTCGACAAGGTAGGCCAGTACCCGAACGGCCGCCCCGCGGCCGCTGACGTCTATACCACCAAGATCCTCGAACTTTCGGCTGCCGACCGGCCGAAGCTCGACGCCCCCGCCGCCTGA